A region from the Halomarina litorea genome encodes:
- a CDS encoding DUF420 domain-containing protein, with amino-acid sequence MERIVRRNVPALTGVLSVVSLALVFGAVLGYVPTESLPRSEGFIALIPHINAVVSALAIGTLLFGWRSIRRGAVDRHRAAMLATFGLFVVFLALYLYRVSIEGPSDFPGPATVYQFVYLPVLAIHVLLAIVCIPLLYYVLLLAATHTPAELPATNHKRVGRVAASLWLVSFTLGIVVYAMLYLVH; translated from the coding sequence ATGGAACGCATCGTCCGGCGGAACGTCCCCGCGCTGACGGGCGTGTTGTCCGTCGTCTCGCTGGCGCTCGTCTTCGGGGCCGTCCTCGGCTACGTCCCCACCGAGTCCCTGCCCCGCTCCGAGGGGTTCATCGCCCTCATCCCGCACATCAACGCCGTCGTCAGCGCCCTCGCAATCGGCACTCTCCTGTTCGGGTGGCGCTCGATTCGCCGGGGGGCGGTCGACCGCCACCGCGCGGCGATGCTGGCGACGTTCGGCCTGTTCGTCGTCTTCCTCGCGCTCTACCTCTACCGAGTGAGCATCGAGGGACCGAGCGACTTCCCCGGCCCCGCGACGGTCTACCAGTTCGTCTACCTGCCGGTGCTCGCGATTCACGTCCTGCTGGCTATCGTCTGCATCCCGCTGCTGTACTACGTCCTCCTCTTGGCGGCGACGCACACTCCCGCCGAACTCCCGGCGACGAACCACAAGCGCGTGGGCCGCGTGGCCGCCTCCCTGTGGCTCGTGTCGTTCACGCTCGGCATCGTCGTCTACGCGATGCTGTATCTGGTGCACTGA
- a CDS encoding DUF7344 domain-containing protein, protein MVLRHDQNALPETVVDELLAEPRRRLLLGVLYDRGERMSVADLGRELAVAGTDPTPDGRREMRRAIREDDLPKLLATDVVRYDSTLDAVSLSGAARQFEDRLTELARELR, encoded by the coding sequence ATGGTACTTCGGCACGACCAGAACGCCCTCCCCGAGACGGTCGTCGACGAACTGCTCGCGGAGCCACGGCGACGGCTCCTCCTAGGGGTGCTCTACGACCGGGGTGAGCGGATGAGCGTGGCCGACCTCGGCCGCGAACTCGCCGTGGCGGGGACCGACCCGACGCCCGACGGTCGCCGCGAGATGCGCCGCGCCATCCGCGAGGACGACCTCCCGAAACTGCTGGCGACGGACGTGGTGCGCTACGACTCGACGCTCGACGCCGTCTCCCTCTCCGGCGCCGCCCGGCAGTTCGAGGACCGACTGACGGAACTCGCCCGCGAGTTGCGCTGA
- a CDS encoding ABC transporter ATP-binding protein, with protein sequence MSAEESASGTARTASTDSTLPEGTEESLLAVRGIDAGYGDLQVLSDVNLDVLDGEYVTIVGPNGAGKSTVMKSVFGLTTFMGGSITYAGDDIGGKNPEEIIHHGLGYVPQNENVFAGLSVRENLEMGAYILDDFPDERLEEVFERFPILKERQSQKAGTLSGGQRQMLAMGRALMLDPQLLMLDEPSAGLAPDLVDEMFDRIDAINESGTAILMVEQNAKEALRRCDRGYVLVNGSNRFMDEGSVLLNDQEVRQEFLGG encoded by the coding sequence ATGAGCGCCGAGGAGTCGGCGTCGGGGACGGCACGCACCGCCAGTACCGACTCGACGCTCCCGGAGGGTACGGAGGAGAGTCTCCTCGCGGTCCGCGGGATCGACGCCGGTTACGGCGACCTGCAGGTGCTCTCGGACGTGAACCTCGACGTCCTCGACGGCGAGTACGTCACCATCGTCGGGCCCAACGGGGCCGGTAAGTCGACCGTGATGAAGTCCGTCTTCGGCCTGACGACGTTCATGGGTGGCTCCATCACCTACGCGGGCGACGATATCGGCGGCAAGAACCCCGAGGAGATCATCCACCACGGCCTGGGCTACGTCCCGCAGAACGAGAACGTCTTCGCGGGTCTCTCGGTCCGCGAGAACCTCGAGATGGGGGCGTACATCCTCGACGACTTCCCCGACGAACGACTGGAGGAGGTGTTCGAGCGCTTCCCCATCCTGAAGGAACGCCAGAGCCAGAAGGCGGGGACGCTCTCGGGCGGTCAGCGCCAGATGCTCGCGATGGGCCGGGCGCTGATGCTCGACCCGCAACTGTTGATGCTCGACGAACCCTCGGCGGGGCTCGCGCCGGACCTCGTCGACGAGATGTTCGACCGCATCGACGCCATCAACGAGAGCGGCACGGCCATCCTCATGGTCGAGCAGAACGCGAAGGAGGCGCTCAGACGCTGTGACCGCGGCTACGTCCTCGTCAACGGGAGCAACCGCTTCATGGACGAGGGGAGCGTCCTCCTGAACGACCAGGAGGTCCGCCAGGAGTTCCTCGGCGGGTAA
- a CDS encoding DUF5785 family protein encodes MANDWPHDPDSDEGSEGMRKYGLAVLAKKINEEEDFPLKKADYVEEFGDHPVRLNYEEVVSVRDIFEHVDQEEFEDFPDFHGAVGRAMREAGLWEFQPEKGSRA; translated from the coding sequence ATGGCAAACGACTGGCCCCACGACCCCGACTCCGACGAGGGGAGCGAGGGGATGCGGAAGTACGGTCTGGCCGTCCTCGCGAAGAAGATAAACGAGGAGGAGGACTTCCCGCTGAAGAAGGCCGACTACGTCGAGGAGTTCGGCGACCACCCCGTCCGCCTCAACTACGAGGAGGTCGTGAGCGTCCGCGACATCTTCGAGCACGTCGACCAGGAGGAGTTCGAGGACTTCCCGGACTTCCACGGCGCGGTCGGGCGGGCGATGCGGGAGGCCGGCCTCTGGGAGTTCCAGCCCGAGAAAGGCAGCCGGGCCTGA
- a CDS encoding helix-turn-helix domain-containing protein yields the protein MAKYSTGGVSSGESDSCELCGAEGRSLEEANVAGARLLVCSECRRHAEGGGGGGGERRSRQDDEHSEERDRKLRAVRAQARLDDARKGDADRWVEGGDYEDDPLPYLVKGYGDRLAEAREDAGLSTGDLAGELGVREADVLAVEQGRATSAGVGGSLITALEERLNVELADE from the coding sequence ATGGCGAAGTACTCGACCGGCGGCGTCAGCTCCGGCGAGAGCGACTCCTGCGAACTCTGCGGTGCGGAGGGGCGCTCGCTGGAGGAAGCGAACGTGGCCGGGGCGCGGCTGCTGGTCTGTTCGGAGTGCCGACGACACGCCGAGGGCGGCGGTGGCGGCGGCGGGGAGCGTCGCTCCCGACAGGACGACGAGCACAGCGAGGAACGCGACCGGAAGCTCAGAGCCGTCCGCGCGCAGGCCCGCCTCGACGACGCCCGCAAGGGCGACGCCGACCGCTGGGTCGAGGGCGGCGACTACGAGGACGACCCGCTCCCGTACCTCGTGAAGGGCTACGGCGACCGACTCGCCGAGGCGCGCGAGGACGCGGGCCTCAGCACGGGCGACCTGGCGGGCGAACTCGGCGTCCGCGAGGCCGACGTCCTCGCCGTCGAACAGGGCCGGGCGACCAGCGCCGGCGTCGGCGGGTCACTCATCACCGCGCTGGAGGAGCGACTGAACGTCGAACTCGCCGACGAGTAG
- a CDS encoding acyl-CoA dehydrogenase family protein, with the protein MQLSGEQEAIRKAVRDFAVEELQPIARECDEEARFPEEVWDGLADLDLTGMTVPEEYGGFDADPVTYAVVNEQVAYGTLAVATALSVHCLATSCIAGFGDEEQRERWLPEMVSGRPVGAFCLSEPGAGSNPAQMTTTAERDGDEWVIDGDKQWITNGSRAGVYIVFAKTGEDAITQFVVPGEADGLTVGPKEDKMGLRASDTTSLTFDGVRIPEGNRLTEEGRGLSAALSILTGGRIGIAAQAVGVAQDALDRTVEYVKEREQFGQPIGEIQAVRHKLADMETTTQSGRLLTREAARKKGEGSPDTAHFASMAKRVASEGAMDVTNEAIQLHGGYGYTSEFDVERLYRDAKITTIYEGTTQIQKTVIARGLLD; encoded by the coding sequence ATGCAACTGTCCGGCGAGCAGGAGGCCATCCGGAAGGCCGTCCGCGACTTCGCGGTCGAGGAGTTACAGCCAATCGCCCGCGAGTGCGACGAGGAGGCCCGTTTCCCCGAGGAGGTGTGGGACGGCCTCGCCGACCTCGACCTGACGGGGATGACCGTCCCCGAGGAGTACGGCGGGTTCGACGCCGACCCGGTCACCTACGCCGTCGTCAACGAACAGGTCGCGTACGGCACCCTCGCCGTCGCCACGGCGCTCTCGGTCCACTGCCTCGCCACCTCCTGCATCGCCGGGTTCGGCGACGAGGAGCAGAGAGAGCGGTGGCTCCCGGAGATGGTCTCGGGACGGCCCGTCGGCGCGTTCTGCCTCTCGGAACCCGGCGCGGGGTCGAACCCGGCGCAGATGACCACCACCGCCGAGCGAGACGGCGACGAGTGGGTCATCGACGGCGACAAGCAGTGGATCACCAACGGCTCGCGGGCGGGTGTCTACATCGTCTTCGCGAAGACGGGTGAGGACGCCATAACGCAGTTCGTCGTCCCGGGCGAGGCCGACGGCCTCACCGTCGGGCCGAAGGAGGACAAGATGGGCCTGCGCGCCAGCGACACGACGAGCCTCACGTTCGACGGCGTGCGCATCCCCGAGGGCAACCGCCTCACCGAGGAGGGGCGGGGGCTGTCGGCGGCGCTCTCCATCCTCACTGGCGGGCGCATCGGCATCGCGGCGCAGGCGGTGGGCGTCGCGCAGGACGCACTGGACCGCACCGTCGAGTACGTCAAGGAGCGCGAGCAGTTCGGCCAGCCCATCGGCGAGATTCAGGCGGTGCGCCACAAACTCGCTGACATGGAGACGACGACGCAGTCGGGTCGCCTGCTCACGCGCGAGGCCGCCCGCAAGAAGGGTGAGGGGAGCCCCGACACGGCGCACTTCGCGAGCATGGCCAAGCGCGTGGCCAGCGAGGGCGCGATGGACGTAACCAACGAGGCCATCCAGCTTCACGGCGGGTACGGCTACACGAGCGAGTTCGACGTGGAGCGCCTCTACCGCGACGCGAAGATAACGACCATCTACGAGGGGACGACGCAGATTCAGAAGACGGTCATCGCGCGCGGACTGCTCGACTGA
- a CDS encoding cupin domain-containing protein, whose protein sequence is MSTPRGVATADLELSDDWYEDDPSVAFRDNFPLTHGVPGATDIASTAQTVVYAEIDPGKALGTHIDSTEELVVVLDGDGELTVAGESEPLSRGGLALVPPMAPHGIRNVRREVTRFVAVFPTTDVTTTFDRPLQPYGQQVFATGNPAA, encoded by the coding sequence GTGAGCACACCGAGGGGCGTTGCGACTGCGGACCTGGAGTTGAGCGACGACTGGTACGAGGACGACCCGTCGGTTGCGTTCCGCGACAACTTCCCGTTGACCCACGGGGTCCCGGGTGCAACCGACATCGCGTCGACCGCCCAGACCGTCGTCTACGCGGAAATCGACCCCGGGAAGGCCCTCGGAACGCACATCGATAGTACCGAGGAACTCGTCGTCGTCCTCGACGGCGACGGCGAACTGACGGTCGCCGGCGAATCGGAACCCCTCTCGCGCGGCGGCCTGGCGCTCGTCCCCCCGATGGCTCCGCACGGCATCAGGAACGTGAGGCGGGAGGTCACACGCTTCGTCGCCGTCTTCCCGACGACCGACGTCACCACGACGTTCGACCGGCCGCTCCAGCCGTACGGCCAGCAGGTGTTCGCGACGGGGAATCCGGCGGCCTGA
- a CDS encoding GTP cyclohydrolase III, protein MTNTQVTLVQIDNYGPWTVTPEPRREVDLQTLQSRLYADLSQLFGNREGYVFFTRFDNMIAVTNGLDRDAHALVQESVRNRYPVTVSLSTAVGPNPAEALGVATDQLQDAGSAQDGSRREILRGATLAEADRTDEDVQLAHFDVNDATGKYTDRLNEFDTFIRIEQGYAELMRYMRQAHDALSFFVGGDNIIAVCPALGTGEYQDAIDHVQETVNVELKVGVGHARTAQNAGMAAKHALEDCREDGTSVELGW, encoded by the coding sequence GTGACGAACACGCAGGTCACCCTCGTCCAGATCGACAACTACGGGCCGTGGACGGTGACCCCCGAGCCGAGACGGGAGGTCGACCTCCAGACGCTCCAGTCGCGCCTCTACGCCGACCTCTCCCAGTTGTTCGGCAACCGCGAGGGGTACGTCTTCTTCACCCGCTTCGACAACATGATCGCCGTCACGAACGGTCTCGACCGTGACGCACACGCGCTCGTTCAGGAGTCCGTGCGCAATCGCTATCCGGTGACGGTCAGTCTCTCGACGGCGGTGGGGCCGAACCCCGCCGAGGCCCTCGGCGTCGCGACCGACCAGTTACAGGACGCCGGGAGCGCACAGGACGGGTCCCGCCGCGAGATTCTCCGGGGGGCCACCCTCGCGGAGGCCGACCGGACCGACGAGGACGTCCAACTCGCGCACTTCGACGTCAACGACGCGACGGGCAAGTACACCGACCGCCTCAACGAGTTCGACACGTTCATCCGCATCGAACAGGGCTACGCCGAACTGATGCGGTACATGCGACAGGCCCACGACGCCCTCTCGTTCTTCGTCGGGGGCGACAACATCATCGCGGTCTGTCCCGCCCTCGGCACCGGGGAGTACCAGGACGCCATCGACCACGTCCAGGAGACGGTGAACGTGGAGTTGAAGGTCGGCGTCGGGCACGCCCGGACCGCACAGAACGCCGGGATGGCCGCCAAGCACGCTCTCGAAGACTGCCGGGAGGACGGCACGAGCGTCGAACTCGGCTGGTAA
- a CDS encoding alanine--tRNA ligase-related protein, producing MPSRAAVEPERTDFDATVETREGREVVLDTTYFYPEGGGQPADRGVLGGVPVVDVQYRDDRVVHTLAPDADASEVDPGSTVACAVDQRFRTYCMRAHTASHVLYGAGRRLLDDLGYGGFGIGADPVPGDGGPASVRGKVRVDFTTPTDIDDDTLIELERLVNRAVWESRPVSWETYPKAEALELDGIAFNTKTEEGLGAETVRVVTVGAAAGADADADPWDVAACGGTHVSNTREIGPVTVLERSNPGEGLTRVEFAVGEAGIDRRGEEKGVALAAARDLGTNLADVPDAVARLRDERDEYASELADLRGRLVDARIAELREETVTRDGATWLVGRVEGLDANALADRARELAGDGAGVVALVDDGALAVATDGETDAGDVVEAVTDEFGGGGGGSPTVAQGGGLGASDDEVVAFLRGE from the coding sequence ATGCCATCGCGCGCCGCGGTAGAGCCGGAGCGGACCGACTTCGACGCCACCGTCGAGACGCGGGAGGGCCGCGAGGTGGTCCTCGACACGACTTACTTCTACCCCGAGGGCGGCGGCCAACCCGCCGACCGGGGCGTCCTCGGCGGCGTCCCCGTCGTCGACGTCCAGTACCGCGACGACCGGGTGGTCCACACGCTCGCTCCCGACGCGGACGCGAGCGAGGTCGACCCCGGTTCGACCGTGGCCTGCGCCGTCGACCAGCGGTTTCGCACCTACTGCATGCGGGCGCACACGGCGAGTCACGTCCTCTACGGCGCGGGCCGCCGACTGCTGGACGACCTCGGCTACGGCGGGTTCGGCATCGGCGCCGATCCCGTCCCGGGCGACGGCGGCCCCGCGAGCGTCCGCGGGAAGGTCCGCGTGGACTTCACGACGCCCACCGACATCGACGACGACACGCTAATCGAACTGGAGCGGCTCGTCAACCGGGCGGTCTGGGAGTCCCGACCCGTCTCGTGGGAGACGTACCCGAAGGCGGAGGCCCTCGAACTGGACGGCATCGCGTTCAACACCAAGACCGAGGAGGGACTGGGCGCGGAGACGGTCCGCGTGGTGACCGTCGGGGCCGCCGCCGGGGCGGACGCCGACGCCGACCCGTGGGACGTGGCCGCCTGCGGCGGCACGCACGTCTCGAACACGCGGGAAATCGGTCCCGTGACGGTCCTGGAGCGCTCGAACCCCGGCGAGGGCCTCACGCGCGTCGAGTTCGCCGTCGGCGAGGCGGGCATCGACCGCCGCGGCGAGGAGAAGGGCGTCGCCCTTGCCGCGGCCCGCGACCTCGGGACGAACCTCGCGGACGTACCCGACGCCGTCGCCCGCCTGCGCGACGAACGCGACGAGTACGCCTCGGAACTGGCCGACCTGCGCGGACGACTCGTCGACGCCCGCATCGCCGAACTCCGGGAGGAGACGGTCACCCGGGACGGGGCGACGTGGCTGGTCGGCCGCGTCGAGGGGCTGGACGCGAACGCCCTCGCCGACCGCGCCCGAGAACTCGCGGGGGACGGCGCGGGCGTGGTCGCTCTCGTCGACGACGGCGCACTCGCGGTGGCGACGGACGGCGAGACGGACGCCGGGGACGTGGTCGAGGCGGTCACGGACGAGTTCGGCGGCGGCGGTGGCGGGAGTCCGACCGTCGCGCAGGGCGGTGGCCTCGGTGCGAGCGACGACGAGGTGGTCGCGTTCCTCCGCGGGGAGTAG
- a CDS encoding ABC transporter substrate-binding protein, with protein MRRDIDRRDFLKGAGVAGTVLLAGCTGDDGGNGGGGDNGSDPTTTGGGGGNQTDGGSGGGGSADRSEPIKVGTLLPLTGDLGELGVPIKDGAILPVSQLKGETDFTIENQVEDTQTDPNAAQSAAQSLVNAGYPAVTGAASSGVSTQVYEQVFIPNGIAACSPASTSPAITDLQDNDLIFRTPPTDALQGQVLAQVAMDKGVDSAATMFVANDYGQLLSESFASAFEEKGGTVTNTVSFQKEQSSYTSRLEQTLSGDPGLVVVIGYPASGVQIFRDFYANFNQPDLPILVTDGMRAPDLPSNVDNAMSNVQGTAPLASGPGTEFFNQQYQQAYGTEPGVFTAQAYDATACLILANAAAGENSGAAIAEQMRTIANPEGTEYTPENLADAVAAAAAGEDINYQGASSAVSFDEAGDLEAATYELFGFTEGGGIETIEEIQFEA; from the coding sequence ATGCGACGTGACATCGACAGACGTGATTTCCTGAAGGGCGCGGGCGTCGCCGGGACGGTCCTTCTGGCCGGGTGTACGGGTGACGACGGCGGGAACGGTGGCGGGGGCGACAACGGCAGCGACCCCACCACGACCGGTGGCGGCGGGGGCAACCAGACCGACGGCGGGAGCGGTGGCGGCGGCAGTGCCGACCGGAGCGAACCCATCAAGGTTGGGACGCTCCTCCCGCTGACCGGTGACCTCGGCGAACTCGGTGTCCCCATCAAGGACGGGGCCATCCTCCCCGTGAGCCAACTCAAGGGGGAGACGGACTTCACCATCGAGAACCAGGTGGAGGACACGCAGACGGACCCGAACGCGGCCCAGTCCGCGGCCCAGTCGCTCGTCAACGCCGGCTACCCGGCGGTGACGGGCGCGGCGTCCTCGGGCGTCTCCACTCAGGTGTACGAGCAGGTGTTCATCCCGAACGGCATCGCCGCCTGTTCCCCGGCGAGCACCTCGCCGGCCATCACGGACCTGCAGGACAACGACCTCATCTTCCGGACGCCACCGACGGACGCCCTGCAGGGGCAGGTCCTCGCGCAGGTGGCGATGGACAAGGGCGTCGACAGCGCCGCGACGATGTTCGTCGCCAACGACTACGGCCAGTTGCTCTCCGAGAGCTTCGCCTCCGCCTTCGAGGAGAAAGGCGGCACGGTGACCAACACCGTCTCCTTCCAGAAGGAGCAGTCGTCGTACACCTCACGACTGGAGCAGACGCTCTCCGGCGACCCCGGACTGGTCGTCGTCATCGGCTACCCCGCGAGCGGGGTGCAGATATTCCGCGACTTCTACGCCAACTTCAACCAGCCCGACCTGCCCATCCTCGTGACGGACGGTATGCGCGCGCCCGACCTCCCCTCGAACGTCGATAACGCCATGTCGAACGTGCAGGGGACCGCGCCGCTGGCCTCCGGGCCGGGGACGGAGTTCTTCAACCAGCAGTACCAGCAGGCCTACGGCACAGAGCCCGGCGTGTTCACCGCACAGGCCTACGACGCCACCGCGTGTCTCATCCTCGCGAACGCCGCCGCTGGCGAGAACAGCGGTGCGGCCATCGCCGAGCAGATGCGGACCATCGCGAACCCCGAGGGCACGGAGTACACCCCCGAGAACCTCGCCGACGCCGTCGCCGCGGCGGCCGCCGGGGAGGACATCAACTACCAGGGTGCCTCCAGCGCCGTCAGCTTCGACGAGGCCGGTGACCTCGAGGCCGCGACCTACGAACTGTTCGGCTTCACCGAGGGCGGCGGCATCGAGACCATCGAGGAGATACAGTTCGAAGCGTAG
- a CDS encoding DNA-3-methyladenine glycosylase family protein, producing MELRATEPFDLRQSLAVLARSPCCADDVRCRDDRLVTGGYADGYPYVVTVREGVGNRLVGEVEWLESSGDERIVADAVGAFLSLADDLGPLYAAADEDAVFGPVVEELWGYHQVRFPSPYAAAVWAALSKRTPTTVARAQKRDLVAACGRMVDRDGGDRLALFPAPEMVRARSEAVGSLLDGTKARTVLAATEAFAEEPLSTLPTSRLVSRLEDLWGFDARMAEFVALRGFGRMERPPADEYELRSTVGDLYGHGDDPTAEALDRLADRYEPLSGYWAHYIDVWAARRDEDLVIDR from the coding sequence ATGGAACTGCGGGCGACAGAACCGTTCGACCTCCGGCAGTCGCTGGCCGTCCTCGCGCGGTCGCCGTGTTGTGCGGACGACGTCCGGTGCCGGGACGACCGACTCGTCACCGGCGGGTACGCCGACGGCTACCCGTACGTCGTCACGGTCCGGGAGGGGGTCGGAAACCGACTCGTCGGGGAGGTAGAGTGGCTGGAGTCATCGGGCGACGAGCGCATCGTCGCGGACGCCGTCGGGGCGTTCCTCTCGCTGGCCGACGACCTCGGTCCGCTGTACGCCGCGGCAGACGAGGACGCCGTGTTCGGCCCGGTCGTCGAGGAACTGTGGGGGTACCACCAGGTCCGGTTCCCCTCGCCCTACGCGGCGGCGGTGTGGGCGGCGCTCTCGAAGCGGACCCCGACGACGGTAGCTCGGGCCCAGAAACGCGACCTCGTCGCGGCCTGCGGGCGGATGGTCGACCGGGACGGGGGGGACAGGCTGGCGCTGTTCCCCGCCCCGGAGATGGTTCGCGCGCGCAGCGAGGCGGTCGGATCGCTTCTGGACGGGACGAAGGCGCGGACGGTGCTCGCGGCCACCGAGGCGTTCGCCGAGGAACCCCTCTCGACGCTCCCGACGTCGCGACTCGTCTCCCGACTGGAGGACCTCTGGGGGTTCGACGCGCGGATGGCCGAGTTCGTCGCCCTCCGCGGGTTCGGTCGGATGGAACGCCCCCCGGCCGACGAGTACGAACTCCGGTCGACCGTCGGGGACCTCTACGGGCACGGGGACGACCCGACGGCCGAGGCACTCGACCGACTGGCGGACCGCTACGAACCGCTGTCCGGGTACTGGGCGCACTACATCGACGTGTGGGCCGCGCGACGCGACGAGGACCTCGTCATC
- a CDS encoding DUF5822 domain-containing protein, which produces MQTTFVLTIVVGAPVVATLSLFGPPLPTWPARAEFAVRVGAVVWILVALGVFLYARSRQDRPSTDPE; this is translated from the coding sequence ATGCAGACGACGTTCGTCCTCACCATCGTCGTCGGCGCGCCCGTCGTCGCCACCCTCTCGCTGTTCGGCCCGCCGCTCCCGACGTGGCCGGCCCGCGCCGAGTTCGCCGTCCGCGTCGGTGCAGTCGTCTGGATTCTCGTCGCCCTCGGCGTCTTCCTCTACGCGCGCTCCCGACAGGACCGCCCCTCGACGGACCCCGAGTGA
- the panB gene encoding 3-methyl-2-oxobutanoate hydroxymethyltransferase, producing MPSVTDLRAKAGSAPITMLTAYDAPTAALVDEAGVDVILVGDSLGNAVLGHETTLPVTVDEMASHTASVARGVDEALVVADMPFLSVGVDEAESVRNCGRMLKEAGADAVKLESGPHTVALTERLVQLGIPVMAHLGLTPQRVNQLGGYTRQGTTEAAADEIVDLAGAHEAAGAFALVLEHVPANLAAALTEELDVPTIGIGAGPDCDGQVLVFHDVVGLSTWTPPFARQFGDARAEMTRAVESYLEAVESGAFPADEHSHVEADLEGLY from the coding sequence ATGCCCTCTGTCACGGACCTCCGTGCGAAGGCGGGGTCTGCCCCCATCACGATGCTGACCGCCTACGACGCGCCCACCGCCGCCCTCGTGGACGAGGCAGGCGTCGACGTGATTCTGGTCGGCGACAGCCTCGGGAACGCCGTCCTCGGCCACGAGACGACGCTCCCCGTCACCGTCGACGAGATGGCGAGTCACACCGCCAGCGTGGCGCGGGGCGTCGACGAGGCACTCGTCGTCGCCGACATGCCCTTCCTCTCGGTGGGCGTCGACGAGGCGGAGTCCGTCAGGAACTGCGGGCGGATGCTGAAGGAGGCGGGCGCGGACGCGGTGAAACTCGAATCGGGACCGCACACCGTCGCCCTGACCGAGCGACTGGTCCAGTTGGGCATCCCCGTGATGGCCCATCTCGGTCTCACCCCACAGCGGGTGAACCAACTCGGCGGGTACACCCGGCAGGGAACCACCGAGGCGGCCGCCGATGAGATTGTCGACCTCGCGGGCGCACACGAGGCGGCGGGTGCGTTCGCCCTCGTCCTCGAACACGTCCCCGCGAACCTCGCGGCGGCGCTCACCGAGGAACTCGACGTCCCGACCATCGGCATCGGGGCCGGCCCGGACTGCGACGGGCAGGTACTGGTCTTCCACGACGTCGTGGGTCTCTCGACGTGGACGCCGCCGTTCGCCCGACAGTTCGGGGACGCCCGGGCGGAGATGACGCGGGCGGTCGAGTCGTACCTCGAGGCCGTCGAGTCGGGGGCGTTCCCCGCCGACGAACACAGCCACGTCGAGGCGGACCTGGAGGGCCTCTACTGA
- a CDS encoding HAD family hydrolase, translating to MDDYDAVVYDLDGTLVRLAVDWDAVARDVSEVLEARGVDAPRDLWEMLERSDETGHRAAVEEAIAAHETEGARNSERLAHADGVPHGMPVGVCSLNCEAACRIALETHGLTEAVSVVVGRDSVGTEKPDPEPLLAAVRELGVAPERTLFVGDSERDEVTAERAGTAFRYV from the coding sequence ATCGACGACTACGACGCCGTCGTCTACGACCTCGACGGGACGCTGGTGCGCCTCGCCGTCGACTGGGACGCCGTGGCACGCGACGTCAGCGAGGTGCTCGAAGCCCGGGGGGTAGACGCCCCCCGCGACCTCTGGGAGATGCTCGAACGGAGCGACGAGACGGGCCACCGCGCGGCCGTCGAGGAGGCCATCGCGGCCCACGAGACGGAGGGCGCGCGCAACTCCGAGCGACTGGCGCACGCGGACGGCGTCCCACACGGGATGCCCGTCGGCGTCTGCTCGCTCAACTGCGAGGCGGCCTGTCGAATCGCGCTGGAGACTCACGGGCTGACCGAGGCCGTGAGCGTCGTCGTCGGACGGGACTCGGTTGGGACGGAGAAACCCGACCCCGAACCCCTGCTCGCGGCGGTCCGGGAACTCGGCGTCGCCCCCGAGCGGACGCTGTTCGTCGGCGACTCCGAGCGCGACGAGGTGACTGCCGAGCGGGCCGGAACGGCCTTCCGGTACGTCTGA